The Gammaproteobacteria bacterium genome has a segment encoding these proteins:
- a CDS encoding enoyl-CoA hydratase/isomerase family protein, which produces MLQVERHETVALVRFERGEKLNAFDQQLIRELTRCAQSLQEDHATQAVVLTGSAQAFSSGMDLADEMWNDAGRDDLERREMYYGGVRMCEAWERLPQVSIAAIEGMAVGGGVALSLACDWRVMASDAFLYVPEVKAGINLQWGALPRLISLVGPARAKRICLLCEKFTAQQAFDWGLADALAAPGGAVAEALQLAAAAVRQPAVTVRMVKEAINATAGALHRVASFADADQSQLSAGFGAARAARESYRDR; this is translated from the coding sequence ATGCTGCAGGTCGAGCGACACGAGACGGTTGCGCTGGTACGGTTCGAGCGCGGGGAGAAGCTCAATGCGTTCGATCAGCAGTTGATCCGCGAGCTGACCCGCTGCGCGCAGAGCCTGCAGGAAGACCACGCGACGCAGGCGGTGGTGCTGACGGGTTCGGCGCAGGCCTTTTCCTCCGGCATGGATCTCGCTGACGAGATGTGGAACGACGCCGGCCGGGACGACCTGGAACGGCGCGAAATGTATTACGGCGGCGTGCGCATGTGCGAGGCCTGGGAGCGGCTGCCCCAGGTGAGCATCGCCGCGATCGAGGGCATGGCGGTCGGTGGCGGCGTGGCGCTCTCGCTGGCCTGCGACTGGCGGGTCATGGCGAGCGATGCCTTCCTCTACGTGCCGGAGGTCAAGGCCGGCATCAATCTGCAGTGGGGTGCGCTGCCGCGGCTGATCAGCCTGGTCGGTCCCGCCCGCGCCAAGCGTATCTGCCTGCTCTGCGAGAAGTTCACCGCGCAGCAGGCGTTCGACTGGGGGCTTGCCGACGCGCTGGCCGCGCCCGGTGGCGCGGTCGCCGAGGCGTTGCAGCTCGCCGCCGCAGCCGTCCGGCAACCAGCCGTGACGGTGCGCATGGTCAAGGAGGCGATCAATGCCACCGCGGGTGCCTTGCACCGCGTGGCGTCGTTCGCCGATGCAGACCAGAGCCAGCTCTCGGCCGGCTTCGGGGCGGCGCGCGCTGCGCGCGAGTCATATCGCGACCGGTAG
- the gdhA gene encoding NADP-specific glutamate dehydrogenase, producing MLKALPESIETVFQQVKARNPGENEFHQAVREVLESLGPVLVKYPEFAEQKIIQRICEPERQIIFRVPWQDDRGEVHINRGFRVEFSSVLGPYKGGLRFHPSVYLGIVKFLGFEQVFKNALTGMPIGGGKGGADFDPKGRSDDEIMRFCQSFMTELHRHLGEYTDVPAGDIGVGGREIGYLFGQYKRLTNRYESGVLTGKGIGWGGSLVRKEATGYGAVYFVREMLKVRRDTLEGKTCVVSGSGNVAIYTMEKLQELGAKVLACSDSQGVVIDEKGIDIELVKQIKEVERRRISDYAEHRKRARYLPGGNIWEIPCQVAMPSATQNEINGNDAKILVRNGCIAVGEGANMPTTPEGIRVFLDAKIAYGPGKAANAGGVATSALEMQQNASRDSWTFEFTERKLDGIMTSIHAAAWETAEEFGAMGNYVVGANIAGFMRVARAMLALGLI from the coding sequence ATGTTAAAAGCGTTGCCCGAATCCATCGAAACCGTCTTCCAGCAGGTCAAGGCCCGCAATCCGGGCGAAAACGAGTTCCACCAGGCCGTGCGCGAGGTGCTCGAGTCCCTCGGCCCGGTGCTGGTGAAGTACCCGGAGTTCGCCGAGCAGAAGATCATCCAGCGCATCTGCGAACCGGAGCGGCAAATCATCTTCCGGGTGCCCTGGCAGGATGATCGCGGCGAGGTGCACATCAACCGCGGTTTCCGCGTCGAATTCAGCAGCGTGCTCGGGCCCTACAAGGGCGGCCTGCGGTTCCACCCGTCCGTCTATCTCGGTATCGTCAAGTTTCTGGGCTTCGAGCAGGTGTTCAAGAACGCGCTGACGGGCATGCCGATCGGCGGCGGCAAGGGCGGCGCGGACTTCGATCCCAAGGGCCGTTCCGACGACGAGATCATGCGTTTCTGCCAGAGCTTCATGACGGAGCTGCACCGGCACCTCGGCGAGTACACCGACGTGCCGGCCGGCGACATCGGCGTGGGCGGCCGGGAGATCGGCTACCTGTTCGGCCAGTACAAGCGACTGACGAACCGCTACGAATCCGGTGTGCTCACCGGCAAGGGCATCGGCTGGGGCGGCTCGCTGGTGCGCAAGGAGGCGACCGGCTACGGCGCCGTGTATTTCGTGCGCGAGATGCTCAAGGTGCGCCGCGACACGCTGGAGGGCAAGACCTGCGTCGTTTCCGGCTCCGGCAACGTGGCCATCTACACCATGGAGAAACTCCAGGAGCTGGGCGCGAAGGTGCTGGCCTGCTCGGACTCCCAGGGTGTGGTCATCGATGAAAAGGGCATCGACATCGAGCTGGTCAAGCAGATCAAGGAGGTCGAGCGGCGCCGGATCTCCGATTACGCCGAGCACCGCAAGCGGGCGCGTTATCTGCCGGGCGGCAACATCTGGGAGATTCCCTGCCAGGTGGCCATGCCGTCGGCGACCCAGAACGAGATCAACGGCAACGACGCGAAGATCCTCGTGCGCAACGGCTGCATCGCCGTCGGCGAGGGCGCCAACATGCCGACCACGCCGGAGGGCATCCGGGTATTCCTGGACGCGAAGATCGCCTACGGACCGGGCAAGGCCGCCAATGCGGGCGGCGTTGCGACTTCGGCGCTGGAAATGCAGCAGAACGCCAGCCGCGACTCGTGGACCTTCGAGTTCACGGAACGCAAGCTCGACGGCATCATGACCAGCATCCACGCGGCCGCCTGGGAGACCGCCGAGGAGTTCGGCGCGATGGGCAACTATGTCGTCGGCGCGAATATCGCCGGCTTCATGCGCGTCGCCCGCGCGATGCTCGCTCTCGGGTTGATCTGA